DNA sequence from the Nicotiana tomentosiformis chromosome 3, ASM39032v3, whole genome shotgun sequence genome:
aaaagccaactaaggaactaagtatttcgatttcaacccaaacccttccaaatcccgaactcaccatccctgcaagtcataaaatagtaaaagcataaacggggagtcttatttaggggaacggggttctagaaagcaaaacgaccggttgggtcgttacattctccaccttttaaacaaacattcatcctcgaacgggtctaaaaTCGTACcaggagtgctgaataagtgtggatatctgctccgcgtGTCTTCCTCGGactcctaagtcgcctcctctaCTGGTTGCCCCTCCACTGAACCCTTACcgtggaaatcctcttggacctcaactagcgaacttgcttatcaacaatggcaactggctcatcCTCATATCCCAGGAACTCATCTAGCTGAATcatgttgaagtctaacacatatgacctgttggcatgatacctccggagcatagacacatgaaaaaccggatgaactcccgataggctgggaggcaaagcaagctcataagaaacctccccaactcgtctcaacacctcgaaTGGACTATAAACCtttggctcaacttgcccttcttcccgaacctcatgatccccttcatcggcgagaccttcaagagaaccttctcgcctaccatgaATGGTAAATCACGTGCCTTCtggtccgcgtaactcttctgtctggactgtactatgtgaagtcgctcctgaatcaatgttaccttttccaaggcatccttcaccaaatcagtaccatataacttagcctcacctcaaaccatccgatgggataacaacattgccgaccatataaaaactcaaatggagccatctcaatgctggactgataattgttgttgtaagaaaactcatCCAAAGGCAAGAATTCATCCCACTGCCCTCTAAAGTTAATCATTCATgccctgagcatgtcctccaagatttgaactgtccgctctgactgctgGTTGGtgtgtggatgaaatgttgtgctgagctctacccgggtccccaactcactctgttccgctctccagaaatgtgaagtaaattgagggcctctatttgatatgatggaaacaggcacaccgtgtaaccgaactatctcctgaatataaatctaggccaacctctccgaagtatacgtggtcaccaccggaatgaagtgttccgagacctgtcgacaatgacccaaactgtaccaaacttctgcaaggtccgcggcaacctaactatgaagtccatagtaatgcgctcccatttccactcaggtatagtcatctgctggagtaggccacctggcctatgGTGCTCATAACTAACcaactggcaatttagacacctcacaacatactcaactatgtctttcttcatcctccgccactaATAATtttgcctcaggtcgcgatacatcttcgtagcacctggatgaatagaataccgtgaaccgtgtgcctcctctagaatcctctccctcaagccattgaCGCTAGTAATACATAGATAACCTTGGagttgcagaacaccatcctcatcgatagtaacctccttggcaccaccctatagtactGTCTccctgagaaccaacaagtgtggatcatcaaactgtcgagccttgatcagCTCTAATAGTGAAGAGTGGGCAACGACGCAtgctgaaatatctaacctcataggtctgttagccaaggactgaacgtccaaagctaatggcctctcctctactgaattaaatgccaagctacccatactctccacctttctgctcaaggcatccgcaactacatttgccttgcccagatgataaagaatagtaatatcatagtcttttagtaactcaagccagttgcgctgcctcaaatttagatcctttttcttgaacaaatgatgcaagctgcgatgatcagtgcaCACCTCACAGGACACTCCATAAAAATAGTGCCTCCAGAtattaagagcatgaacaatagcggccaactccaaatcatgtacaggataattcttctaatagggcttcagctgacgtgaagcatatgtaataactcgcccctcttgcatcaatacacaacccaacaATGCGTGAAGCATTGAAATACACGGTATACATCCCCGAATAGGAAGGCAACACTATGACTAGTGTTGTAGTcagagctgtcttgagcttttggaagctcgcctcacaattgTCATACCAACGAAactgagcacccttctaggtcaacctagtcaaaggtgctgcaatagatgagaagccctctaccaaccggtgataataacatgctaatcctaagaagctcctgatcttagtcgccgtagtaggacgaggccaactctgaactgtctcaatcttcttcggatccaccttaaaaCCCTCGtcggatacaacatgccccaagaatactacagaatctagccaaaactcacacttggagaacttagcatatagcttctgttcccgcaaggtctgaagcaccactcttaaGTGcttctcgtgctcctccatgttacgcgagtagatcaaaatgtcatcaatgaagacaatgacgaacgaatcaatataaggcctaaacaccctgttcatcaaatccataaataccgttggggcattagtcaaaccgaaggacatcactataaactcataatggccatatctagtccggaaagtagtcttcagaacatctgaatcccgaatcttcaactggtggtaccccgatctcaagtcgatcttagagaacaccctggcaccctacaactggtcaatcAAATCATCAATCCGTGGTAACGGGTACTTGtttttaatggtaactttgttcaactggcggtaatcaatgcacatccgcatagttccatcctttttcttcacaaataacactagtgcaccctaaggtgatacactcggcctgacgaaccccttttcTAGCACTCCTCAAgtttttccttcaactccttcaactctttcggatccATACAGTACGGTGGGATGGATATatgctgggtacctggagccaaatcaatgcagaaattgatgtcacgatctggtggcatgcctggaagatcagaaggaaacacatcggagaactcccagactACGGGTACTGAATCTATTGCCGGAGTCTCCatggtagtatcccgaacataagctagataagacaaataacccttctcgaccatctgtagagccttcataaaagagatgatCCGACTAGGTgtgctgacagacgaacccttccactccaatctaggcaactctggtatcgccaatgtaatagtcttggcatggaaatcgaGGATGGCgtaatatggagataaccagtccatgcctagaataacctcaaagtcggtcatatcgagcagCAAAAGATCTTCtttagtctcataaccacataatgtaacaatgcaggatcgatagacccgatccacaataatagaattgttacaccccatattcttttgtacgtgaaagtacgccataaataaattgatgaaagctcgaaaatgagatgttacatcccgtatttttgtacgttaaagtttcatcttaagttaatcgacgtaagttcgggaatgagattattttgggattataagtataatgctatttcaaacaagggatgagtaaattcgtgaaggtgagaggggaagcaaatcgaagaaaatgaatttcgtcgaagtttgacattttaagATAGACtgcggcccgagctaaaatacccggtatttatggactagtgccatacaaggtatcacatgaccatgatagcaaggtgtataaagtgtgttaaaagtgagtagcattttaagtaatttgagagaattcttaattatgtggataattggataattatcgGTCAGTGGGAGATTAATAAGATAATcaagaaaattagtaaataattatgattatGGGATAAAGCCTAAAAGGCCCAAAACGTGGAAGCCACTATTCAATTAGTGACTCTTGATTTAAATTGCTAGGTGGCACCTTTAGAGGGCCTCTTAGCTAATCCATAAAAGGCTTCTTAAATTCAACAAAAGATATGTAAGATTTTGGTCAAAAATTCACAAAATAAGAGATGCTCACCTCCTCCCATCTCCACGTAATGATCTCCATAGCAATATACATTGCTTCAGCAAAACAAAATGTTAGTAACGTGAGTTACTTCACAAAAGAGAGGTGCTTAATCTAATCTACAAAGTGACGAATCTCCagccaagaaattcatacgaagttatactacgtaatagcaacgggatttgcaattttaagggagtacggtgcaatctttatcaagaatatcatactgATTTTTCCCTACTTGGATATGCCGATACGTGTTGTCACAATCAATGGGTGTTAaagagattgtcaagagaatcagctcagATATGTTagggctaagcccttccttcattttggcatgatctcgtaattatatgtgtttgataacgaggcataaagagaagttcatactcccgaatttatatacattatcctagtctcataaattacagtattctccttatcgggatttcatatttaattgagtattgtcttattccagtcaagagagcagagagcctatatatacagtattatagtatttttattaccatcgagctataattgatgggcaggcccctattggacaacatctgatcagatggtaagttatataccgagcctactgtggccgagcgcctatgagcgagcccagcatggacgagatacagagcctagtatggccgagcgcctatgaacgagcctactacggcagagaagttatatataccgagccttataaggtcggacatctattttacttagtatattgagagagttgagtcagtatcagcaggtgagcatatgttcagattatctttgactcctagttactttcagttattatattatcagttcactTTTAGCTtttagtatattgccttacatactcggtatattattttgtactgacgtcccttttttgggggagctgcatttcatgcatgcaggttcagacagacagacgggtagacctcctcattaggtgttgcccgagttcagcttgatcggtaagctccatgcccttcaaagttgccgggtctagagcattatgtacatcttgtgtatatatgtatatatgatatgagTAGGTCGAGGAtctattccgatcacagtatatccatcagtagaggcttgtagacatatcctgttagttagtgcagtattttgggcttgtaggccttttatgtatattttgttggttttccggttgtagtagttatgacggccttgtcggcccaacattatattgatgtttagtcaacaTTCGCAATTGACTTGCAATATGACCCATgcccaaagtatgacattatatgtttagagtcccttagtcgcaagttggtatgcaaggataggtgaggcaccgggtgccggtctcgccccccaagttcggggcgtgacaagaatcgcccaccggagtggacacataaacaggagtacccaaggactcacgaggaacatccaggaaatgagcaaacaaagacgacacatatgaataggtagaccctggatcaaatattactgaagcatccctaaagttgacagaaataatacctgtgatcacgacatctaaggccactgcatctgctactggtgctgtaatcatgggctgctgaccctgctgcactgccttgcacAAAATTCTAGGACAAAATctcttcatgtggccaggatctccgtactcataacaacccctcga
Encoded proteins:
- the LOC138907491 gene encoding uncharacterized protein, with amino-acid sequence MGCNNSIIVDRVYRSCIVTLCGYETKEDLLLLDMTDFEVILGMDWLSPYYAILDFHAKTITLAIPELPRLEWKGSSVSTPSRIISFMKALQMVEKGYLSYLAYVRDTTMETPAIDSVPVVWEFSDVFPSDLPGMPPDRDINFCIDLAPGTQHISIPPYCMDPKELKELKEKLEEC